From the Gossypium raimondii isolate GPD5lz unplaced genomic scaffold, ASM2569854v1 Contig00024, whole genome shotgun sequence genome, one window contains:
- the LOC128036576 gene encoding disease resistance-like protein DSC1: protein MVGFALNGGGSTSFSTALHRSSAWRHAAAAHDAGSLLHCRPMLNSFFHLHRKDLADILVVINKTEKASEGFRFLRCLGKRKQAKFLELDLSETAIAEPPSFIFQFKNLKVLSFNGRKGPSYKLLPNLPSLFKVIQGRRTNPMAQMLPLLSGLSSLRELKLRDCNLCEGDLPRDIYGLSSLWPLDLSGNNFISILASLTRLSKLGNLILSNCNMCTLGEADIHGDISGISSLIRFDLSGKNFITIPLALTQLSRLKLLKLSGCKMLKSLPELPTSIAAVHIDGCS, encoded by the exons ATGGTTGGATTTGCTCTCAATGGTGGTGGCTCGACATCATTTTCAACTGCACTCCACAGATCAAGTGCTTGgag ACATGCTGCTGCTGCTCACGATGCTGGTAGTTTGTTGCATTGCAGACCAATGCTCAACAGTTTCTTCCACTTGCATCGGAAAGATCTAGCAGACATTTTGGTGGTTATCAACAAAACAGAGAAGGCATCTGAAGGGTTTCGCTTTCTCAGATGTCTAGGGAAAAGGAAA CAAGCAAAGTTTTTGGAGCTCGACTTGAGTGAAACAGCCATAGCAGAACCACCatcctttatttttcaatttaaaaatcttaaagttCTTTCTTTCAATGGGCGCAAGGGACCATCATATAAGTTACTACCAAATTTGCCTTCTCTTTTCAAGGTAATCCAAGGAAGAAGGACGAATCCCATGGCTCAGATGTTGCCTTTGTTGTCAGGTTTGAGTTCTTTAAGAGAGCTAAAACTAAGGGACTGCAATCTTTGTGAAGGAGATCTTCCACGTGATATTTATGGTCTATCCTCTTTGTGGCCTCTTGATCTTAGTGGTAACAATTTCATCAGCATACTTGCATCTCTTACTCGACTCTCGAAGCTCGGAAATCTTATATTGTCAAATTGCAACATGTGCACTCTTGGTGAAGCAGATATTCATGGTGATATTTCTGGTATATCCTCTTTGATACGTTTTGATCTTAGTGGTAAGAATTTCATCACCATTCCTTTGGCTCTTACTCAACTTTCCAGGCTCAAATTGCTTAAATTGTCAGGTTGCAAGATGCTTAAATCGTTGCCTGAGCTACCAACAAGTATAGCAGCTGTGCATATAGATGGTTGTTCTTGA